A part of Sander vitreus isolate 19-12246 chromosome 8, sanVit1, whole genome shotgun sequence genomic DNA contains:
- the lrrc4.2 gene encoding leucine-rich repeat-containing protein 4.2, with amino-acid sequence MSPLGQVSVQPTWNAALLAVLSLMVPALSMCQSTGPVLGSANPQNCPGVCSCTNQLSKVVCTRRGLVRVPPNIPANTRYLNLMENSIETIQADTFRHLHHLEVLQLGRNAIRQIEVGAFNGLTSLNTLELFDNRLTVIPSGAFEYLSKLRELWLRNNPIESIPSYAFNRIPSLMRLDLGELRKLEYISDGAFEGLQNLKYLNLGMCNLREFPHLSQLTGLEELEISENLFPELKPGAFRGLKNLRKLWIMNSAITTIERNAFDDITALVELNLAHNNLSSLPHNLFTPLQYLVELHLHHNPWRCDCDVVWLSWWLREYIPTNSTCCGRCHTPAHMRGRYLVEVDQTTFQCSAPFILDAPRDLNISAARVAELKCRTAAMSSVRWLLPNGTVLTHGSAHPRISVLNDGTLNFSNVLPSDTGVYTCMVSNMAGNSNASAYLNVSNAELNTSNLSYFTTVTVEILEPTVEETPKPKPTIPASPSVFQPVFISTPTVLFQNTQTPRQVSIPTARVPNMPAASLDEVMKTTKIIIGCFVAVTLLAAAMLIGFYKLRKRHQQRSTVAAARTIEIIQMEEEVPPVPPPTSGSSGSDDTLLVLPTLVEHNSNTFKPGFVSSSSHQGGYGAHWTQNNSLHRSVRQHHSHISTIADPYVIKTTHGKEKVQETQI; translated from the coding sequence ATGAGTCCTTTGGGCCAGGTTAGTGTGCAGCCTACCTGGAATGCAGCCCTGCTCGCCGTGCTCTCCCTCATGGTGCCTGCTCTCAGTATGTGCCAGTCCACAGGCCCTGTGTTGGGCTCGGCTAATCCACAGAACTGTCCAGGTGTGTGCTCCTGCACTAACCAGCTCAGCAAGGTGGTGTGTACCCGCCGAGGCCTGGTTAGGGTTCCCCCAAACATCCCAGCCAACACCAGGTACCTGAACCTGATGGAAAACAGCATCGAGACTATACAGGCAGATACCTTCAGGCACCTGCATCACCTGGAGGTACTGCAGCTGGGCAGAAATGCTATCAGACAGATTGAAGTGGGAGCCTTCAACGGCCTGACCAGCCTCAATACACTAGAGCTGTTCGACAACAGACTGACAGTCATACCCAGTGGAGCTTTTGAGTACCTGTCAAAGTTGAGAGAGTTGTGGCTTAGAAACAATCCCATTGAGAGCATCCCCTCCTATGCCTTCAACCGCATCCCCTCCCTGATGAGACTAGACTTGGGAGAACTAAGAAAGTTGGAGTACATCTCTGATGGGGCATTTGAGGGCCTTCAAAACCTCAAGTATCTCAACTTGGGGATGTGCAACCTGAGGGAGTTTCCTCATCTTTCACAACTGACAGGATTGGAGGAGCTAGAAATATCAGAGAATCTTTTTCCTGAACTGAAGCCTGGGGCCTTCCGTGGGCTTAAAAATCTACGTAAACTGTGGATTATGAACTCTGCCATCACTACCATTGAGAGGAATGcatttgatgacatcacagccTTGGTGGAGCTGAATTTAGCCCATAATAACCTGTCGTCCCTCCCCCATAACCTCTTCACACCTCTACAGTACCTGGTGGAGCTACACCTGCACCACAACCCTTGGCGATGTGACTGTGATGTAGTGTGGCTCTCCTGGTGGCTCAGAGAATACATTCCCACAAATTCCACCTGCTGTGGGCGCTGCCACACCCCGGCCCACATGAGAGGACGGTACCTGGTGGAAGTTGATCAGACCACCTTTCAGTGTTCAGCACCATTCATACTTGATGCTCCGAGAGATCTGAACATCTCGGCCGCGAGGGTGGCAGAACTGAAGTGTCGCACAGCTGCCATGAGCTCAGTTCGATGGCTTCTCCCCAATGGGACTGTGTTGACCCATGGCTCGGCTCACCCACGGATATCTGTCCTTAATGATGGGACACTCAACTTCTCCAATGTTCTCCCTTCAGACACAGGAGTCTACACCTGCATGGTGAGCAACATGGCTGGAAATTCCAATGCCTCGGCCTACCTTAACGTCAGCAATGCTGAACTTAACACATCTAATCTGTCCTATTTTACCACCGTAACAGTGGAAATTTTGGAGCCCACAGTGGAGGAGACCCCTAAACCCAAGCCTACTATCCCTGCCTCGCCCTCTGTCTTTCAGCCCGTCTTTATCTCCACACCCACTGTGCTGTTCCAAAACACTCAAACTCCAAGGCAGGTGTCAATCCCCACTGCCAGAGTCCCTAATATGCCAGCCGCCAGCCTGGATGAGGTGATGAAAACCACCAAAATCATCATAGGCTGTTTTGTTGCTGTTACCTTGCTGGCAGCTGCCATGTTGATAGGATTCTATAAGTTGCGTAAGCGGCATCAACAGAGGAGCACGGTGGCAGCAGCCAGGACCATAGAAATCATACAGATGGAGGAAGAAGTGCCTCCTGTCCCACCACCCACCTCCGGATCTAGTGGCTCTGATGACACACTGTTGGTACTGCCTACATTAGTGGAACACAACAGCAACACCTTTAAGCCTGGGTTCGTATCCTCCTCATCCCACCAAGGGGGCTATGGAGCCCACTGGACCCAGAACAACTCTCTTCATCGCTCAGTCAGACAGCATCACAGCCACATCAGCACCATTGCTGATCCCTACGTCATTAAGACTACTCACGGCAAGGAGAAGGTTCAAGAGACCCAAATCTGA